The genome window TGGGCGGGTATGACCAGGATATCCACCCGGGCATGACGACGGTGTAAAATCTTAATAATGTCGCGCACCGCCGCCCCGGTCGGGGAAGTGATCACCCCGATCTTCCGGGGTAAACGGGGGATCGGTTTTTTTCGCTCGGGAGCAAAGAGCCCTTCTTGAGCCAAGCGTTCCTTTAACTGCTCAAAAGCCAGATAGAGCGAACCCATTCCGGCGGCTTCCATCATTTCAACATAAAGTTGATATTCGCCGCTTTTTGGATAAACGCCAATCCGGCCGCAGACAATCACTTCCAACCCGTCGTAGGGCCGGAACTTAAGCCACTGGTTTTCCCGCTTAAACATCACCGCCCGGAGCCGGGAAGCATCATCCTTAAGGGTAAAGTACATATGCCCCGAAGAATGAAGGGTAAAATTGGAGATCTCGCCACAAACCCAAACTTGCTGCAGGGCTACATCATTTTCGAGCAGTCGTTTGATATACTGTGTTACCTGTGAAACCGAAAAAATCTCGGGCAAAGCCGCCACTCCTTTTCCGACTTTAACTAATTCCAGCTTTGACGGGAAAATCCTTTCTTTTTTTCCCTTACCAAGCGGGCCAAGATTTACATAAAGGATACCCATTGGCATCCGCGAATTTAGAAGGTGTAGTTCGACAAACCAAGGGAGTGAACAGCAATGTTTTCTTTACGTCACCGTTTAATCCTTTCCCTTCTGTTGCTTTTAACCTTCTTATTGGTAACTCCGGTCGTCCAAGCCGTGCCGGCTGATGTCGCCGGGCACTGGGTGGAAGATAGCGTGAAAAACCTCATTGCCCAAGGGATCCTTCACGGCTACCCTGATGGTACTTTTCGCCCGGACCAAAGCATCACCCGGGCTGAACTGGCCAAAACACTGGCGGTCGCCTACGGACTTAACGCGGCCGGTGACCAAGGCCAATTCCCCGATGCGAAAGGGCACTGGGCCGAAAATTATATTGCGGCTTTGGCCGAAGCCAAAATTATCACCGGGTACCCGGACGGTAGTTTCAAACCGGAAGCACCGGTCACCAGGGCGGAGATGGTGGTCATGCTGACCCGGCTCCTAAAGCTCGGAACCGAAGAAGAGCATTACACCGTCGAGTTTATTCCGACTTTCTCCGATGTAGCCGCGGATTACTGGGCCTTTTACCAAATCGAAATGGCGGCCAAACTGGGGTTGTTACCCAGGTATTATGGACCCGACTTTAATCCGAGCCGCCTGGCCAGCCGGGCCGATACAGCCTGGATGCTCCAACAATTACTCAACCTGAAAACCGTCCGCGGTCAAGTGATCGGCCAGCCCGAAGCCGGAACAAATCTCATCACCGTCCGCCCGGAGGGCGACGGTGAAATCGAAATCGCAGTGATCCCCCCGGAAGCCGTGGTGTTCCGGAACAACATCACCACAACCGTCGATACCTTAACCAAGGATGACCAGATCACCATCTATTACAACCGCAATGACGAACCAACCGTGGTCAAAGCCTTCGGCGAAGTAAATAAATCCGACCTCTTAAGCCGCATAAGCGCCTTGGTAAAGGGACGCCTCACCACGGAACAGATCGCAGCCATCTTGGCCGGCAACTGGGATAAAGTCAAAGAAGGGATCAAAGGAGAGCTCTATGACCAGTTGCTCAAGATTGGTCTGACGGCGGAAGAAGCCGAAGCTATCCTCGTTCAAGACTGGTCCTACCTTGATAGCGTCAGCCGCGACCGGCTCGCCAGCGCCCTCTCCGGTTATCTCGGGATCACCAAAGATTTAAGCGGGGCCATTCTGGCGCGGGATTGGGAACGAATTAAAGAGTTTGCCCGGATTGAACTGACCGCCATGGCTTTGGAAAAAATCCTGGATTAGGGTTAAAAGAAGGCAGAAACCGCCCCCGTTCTTTGGGGGCGGTTTTTCTGTTTCCTAAAGCCCAAGCGTAAGCACCCACTCGGCAGCATCGAAGTTTACTTTAAGCTCTGGCCAGCACGCAGTGAGCGTTGACAACGGGACCCACCGGTCTTCTTCGGCACTCGCCCATAAGAGCTCCGGCCGGTCCGGGGGCCCGCAATCCTGCACCAGAAGTTCCGCCAGTTCACGAGGGATATAGGGTTCATCTTGAAACCAGCCGCGCCTGGGAAACAAGCGGCCCTTGTAGTAGATGCGTAACGTATGAAGGTTGATCACCTTTTTTTGTTGGTCGAAGACGGCGTAGACTTGCCCCGCCCGGTTCCGCATAAATTCCATCAGTTCTAAATAGGGTGCGGTGCTTATTTCTCCCCACAAACCGGCCAGCGTCGCCGGGAGAAAAGCCTGGTCGCCCCAGAGAAAAGCAGTTTCCGGGTAAGCGTTCCCGTCCAACACCAAACGGAGTTCGCGGGGAAGTTCAATCACTTGCGGCCGGTCGTCCTCCAGTAACCACCACAGGCCATCCCAATGCACCGGGTACCGTAAAACCCGCTGGTCGATAGCGGTTAAAATTTCTTCCTGGACCCGGGTAAACCGCCGGTAATAGTCGGGGTAAAGGGTTAACCAGGTTTTATCGCCGGCCGTCTCCACCTTTACGGTCTGGTAAACGATCTCCACCGGTGTTCCGACGCGCACCAACCCGGCCAAAAACTCCACATCCTGGTTGTGCATGCGAATGCAGCCGTTGGATTGGGGATTACCGATGGAGAGCGGATCATTATTCCCATGGATCCCGTAACCTTTAAGGCTTAAACCCAACCAGTAGCGGCCCAGCGGATTATCCGCCCCCGGCGGAATCGGAGACCGGCCCGTCGGGTACCAGGTGGGATTTTCGATAATCACCTCGATCGTAAAGCGGCCGAGCGGCGTCGGGGTGGACCGTTTGCCGACGGCAACCGGGAACCGGCGCCACACTTGGCCGGCACGGAGCAATTCCAAGGTGCTCGCCGGGATGTTGATCCGGATCATCCACTCGTGATTGGTTTCGGCGGCTCCTCGATGCCCGACGATTAACAAAAAACAGAAAACCAAGATTAGCCTTGCCCGCTTCAGTTTGGCCACCTCTCCCATGGGTTGGATTCATATCCTAACTAGTTATCCTCCCCAGGAGAGTGGTGTTTATTCCTAATCCTCAACTGAACAGACTGTAACGCGCTTATTTTAAAAAACGCGCCCGGGTGATGGCATTCTCCCCAAAACGCTCCCGAATCCGGTCGAGGGTCTGGTGTAAAGCGCGGAGATCCGTATCGGCGGACTCGGTAAACAACGGCGCCTGGCTGTTCTCACGGGTTTGCAAACCGGAGACGCTTACTCCGATGAGGCGCAGGGGTTTCCCACTCCAGGCGTTCGCCTCCGCCAGCTGGCGGGCGGTTTGATAGATTACTTCTTCAAAATCGGTCGCTTGGTAAAGGGTGGTCTGCCGGGTAATCGTCTGGAAATCATGATCCCGCAGTTTAATGGTGATCACCTTTCCCACCAGGCCTTTACGGCGGAGGCGCCGGGCCACCTTTTCCGAAAGGTACCAGAGGGTCTCCTCAAGGAACTCCCGGTCGGCGGTATCTTCTTGGAAGGTAGTCTCGTGGCCGATACTTTTTATGTCCATATCCGTTTCCACCGGACGGTCATCAATCCCGCGGGCCAAACGATAGAGATTAATACCGAGATCCCCCAGGTTCTCCCGGAGATAAGTCAGGGAAAGTTCCTGCAGATCGCCGATGGTCTTGAGCCCCATTTTCTGTAATTGGGTGGTGGTTTTCGGGCCCACCCCCCAGATCCGGTTGATCGGCAACGGGGCGAGAAAGGAAAGCACATCTTCCTCTTCGATCACCA of Capillibacterium thermochitinicola contains these proteins:
- a CDS encoding S-layer homology domain-containing protein, with protein sequence MFSLRHRLILSLLLLLTFLLVTPVVQAVPADVAGHWVEDSVKNLIAQGILHGYPDGTFRPDQSITRAELAKTLAVAYGLNAAGDQGQFPDAKGHWAENYIAALAEAKIITGYPDGSFKPEAPVTRAEMVVMLTRLLKLGTEEEHYTVEFIPTFSDVAADYWAFYQIEMAAKLGLLPRYYGPDFNPSRLASRADTAWMLQQLLNLKTVRGQVIGQPEAGTNLITVRPEGDGEIEIAVIPPEAVVFRNNITTTVDTLTKDDQITIYYNRNDEPTVVKAFGEVNKSDLLSRISALVKGRLTTEQIAAILAGNWDKVKEGIKGELYDQLLKIGLTAEEAEAILVQDWSYLDSVSRDRLASALSGYLGITKDLSGAILARDWERIKEFARIELTAMALEKILD
- a CDS encoding L,D-transpeptidase encodes the protein MAKLKRARLILVFCFLLIVGHRGAAETNHEWMIRINIPASTLELLRAGQVWRRFPVAVGKRSTPTPLGRFTIEVIIENPTWYPTGRSPIPPGADNPLGRYWLGLSLKGYGIHGNNDPLSIGNPQSNGCIRMHNQDVEFLAGLVRVGTPVEIVYQTVKVETAGDKTWLTLYPDYYRRFTRVQEEILTAIDQRVLRYPVHWDGLWWLLEDDRPQVIELPRELRLVLDGNAYPETAFLWGDQAFLPATLAGLWGEISTAPYLELMEFMRNRAGQVYAVFDQQKKVINLHTLRIYYKGRLFPRRGWFQDEPYIPRELAELLVQDCGPPDRPELLWASAEEDRWVPLSTLTACWPELKVNFDAAEWVLTLGL
- the dinB gene encoding DNA polymerase IV, with translation MSGRQRRRIIHLDMDAFYAAIEQLDNPAYRGKPVIVGGLPHERGVVSTCSYEARKYGIRSAMPLREAARRCPHGIFVPGRMQRYREVSAAIMKLLREYTPLVEPLSCDEAFLDVTGSEPLFGPAETIARQIVDRIAAELQLSASVGVAPNKFLAKLASDLKKPRGFVVIEEEDVLSFLAPLPINRIWGVGPKTTTQLQKMGLKTIGDLQELSLTYLRENLGDLGINLYRLARGIDDRPVETDMDIKSIGHETTFQEDTADREFLEETLWYLSEKVARRLRRKGLVGKVITIKLRDHDFQTITRQTTLYQATDFEEVIYQTARQLAEANAWSGKPLRLIGVSVSGLQTRENSQAPLFTESADTDLRALHQTLDRIRERFGENAITRARFLK